A window of Armatimonadota bacterium contains these coding sequences:
- a CDS encoding cofactor-independent phosphoglycerate mutase, whose protein sequence is MTAENVKYILLIPDGMADRPIPELDGKTPMQVARKPFMDHLASNGQVGVVNTIPEGMEPGSDVAAMSLLGYDPRKYYTGRGPIEAVSMEIPLEKRDVAFRCNLVSSDGTIMIDYSGGHVSTDEARELITLVNEKLGTRKVQFYPGVSYRHIMVWRDGSAEVKTEPPHNIIGKAIKDYFPLGDGENMLRGLIYDSLEILDSHPINKRRREEGKNPANMIWPWGQGRALDMPNFLAKTGRTGAVVAAVDLLKGLGRAVGLKVVNVPGATGYLDTNFEGKGKAAVEALRDRDFVLVHVEAPDEASHIGDIDKKIEAIENVDKLVLGTILEGLKGVERFRILVTPDHATPIETKTHVTDPVPFVLFSSFEPAKTNLPFDERAVPETKLRVDEGFRLIDLLFE, encoded by the coding sequence ATGACAGCTGAAAATGTAAAATATATACTTCTTATACCAGACGGCATGGCAGACCGGCCGATTCCTGAGTTAGATGGGAAGACGCCAATGCAGGTAGCGCGCAAGCCGTTTATGGACCACCTGGCATCAAATGGGCAGGTTGGCGTGGTGAACACGATTCCCGAGGGGATGGAGCCTGGTAGTGATGTTGCGGCTATGTCCCTTCTTGGCTACGACCCGCGGAAGTATTACACAGGACGTGGACCAATAGAAGCCGTCAGCATGGAGATTCCGCTTGAAAAAAGGGACGTTGCCTTTCGCTGCAATCTTGTGAGTTCCGACGGAACAATAATGATTGACTACAGCGGCGGCCATGTGTCCACCGATGAAGCTCGCGAGTTGATAACTCTTGTAAATGAAAAACTTGGTACACGGAAAGTTCAGTTTTATCCGGGTGTAAGCTACCGCCACATCATGGTTTGGAGAGATGGTTCGGCCGAAGTTAAAACCGAGCCGCCGCATAATATCATAGGCAAGGCGATTAAGGATTATTTTCCTCTTGGTGATGGGGAAAATATGCTTAGAGGCTTAATTTATGACTCGCTGGAAATTCTTGATAGTCATCCGATTAATAAACGCAGGCGAGAAGAAGGGAAAAATCCTGCAAATATGATATGGCCGTGGGGCCAGGGAAGAGCGCTTGATATGCCCAACTTCCTTGCGAAGACTGGCCGCACAGGAGCAGTTGTGGCGGCGGTTGACCTGCTAAAGGGCCTGGGGCGTGCCGTGGGCTTAAAAGTTGTGAATGTCCCAGGTGCTACTGGTTACCTTGACACAAATTTCGAGGGGAAAGGTAAGGCGGCGGTTGAGGCCCTTAGGGACCGAGATTTCGTTCTTGTGCATGTCGAAGCACCAGATGAAGCTAGCCATATCGGTGATATAGACAAAAAAATCGAGGCAATTGAGAACGTGGATAAATTGGTGCTCGGTACCATACTTGAAGGCTTAAAGGGTGTTGAAAGGTTTCGAATTTTGGTTACTCCGGATCATGCCACGCCAATTGAAACGAAGACCCATGTGACTGACCCGGTACCCTTTGTGCTCTTCTCTTCGTTTGAACCAGCCAAAACTAACCTGCCGTTTGATGAACGGGCTGTCCCTGAAACAAAGCTTAGGGTAGACGAAGGCTTCCGTCTTATTGATCTTCTCTTTGAATGA
- the thrC gene encoding threonine synthase, which produces MVLDQQTDIFRRVGVIERYRQYLPVTEKTPIITLLEGSTPLIRAENLARKIAPNLKIYLKYEGLNPTGSFKDRGMTMAISKAIEEGAKAVMCASTGNTSASAAAYCARAGIDCIVLIPEGNIALGKLSQAMIHGAKVLQIKGNFDDALNLVKEITSNYPITLVNSINPYRIEGQKTGAFEICDVLGGPPDYHAIPVGNAGNITAYWKGYKEYLEHGKIDRLPKMIGFQAAGAAPIVLGHPVEKPETIATAIRIGNPASWKQAVAARDESGGLIDIVTDDEILEAYKMLASLEGIFCEPASAASVAGVYKLSRRGYFTEPATVVCVLTGHGLKDPDRAIKVATNPVTIEPDLKAILKAIGY; this is translated from the coding sequence ATGGTTCTTGACCAGCAAACGGATATTTTTCGAAGAGTCGGCGTCATTGAGAGATATCGGCAGTACTTGCCTGTAACTGAAAAGACTCCCATAATCACGCTCCTGGAGGGAAGCACACCTTTAATTCGAGCGGAAAATTTGGCTCGTAAAATTGCACCAAACCTCAAGATATACCTGAAATATGAGGGACTGAATCCAACTGGCTCGTTCAAAGACCGCGGGATGACAATGGCTATTTCTAAAGCCATCGAAGAGGGAGCCAAGGCGGTTATGTGCGCATCAACTGGCAATACTTCGGCATCCGCGGCGGCTTATTGCGCACGAGCTGGAATTGATTGCATTGTATTGATTCCCGAGGGAAATATCGCACTAGGGAAACTTTCGCAGGCGATGATTCATGGGGCGAAGGTTTTACAAATCAAAGGGAACTTTGATGATGCCCTAAACTTAGTAAAGGAAATCACTTCTAATTACCCGATAACTCTTGTTAACTCGATTAACCCTTATAGAATTGAAGGACAGAAGACAGGCGCGTTTGAGATATGCGATGTTCTAGGTGGACCACCGGATTATCATGCAATTCCAGTAGGTAATGCAGGCAACATCACTGCATACTGGAAAGGTTATAAGGAGTATCTAGAGCATGGGAAGATTGACCGACTGCCAAAAATGATTGGTTTTCAAGCGGCGGGTGCGGCACCAATTGTGCTTGGCCATCCCGTCGAAAAGCCAGAGACAATTGCAACTGCCATTCGTATTGGCAATCCAGCGAGTTGGAAGCAGGCAGTCGCAGCGCGTGATGAATCTGGCGGCTTAATTGATATAGTCACCGATGACGAGATTTTGGAAGCATACAAAATGCTTGCTAGCCTTGAGGGAATTTTCTGCGAACCAGCGTCGGCTGCTTCTGTCGCAGGCGTTTATAAACTATCTAGACGGGGCTACTTTACTGAACCAGCGACCGTCGTTTGCGTTCTTACAGGCCATGGACTGAAAGATCCCGACCGTGCCATTAAGGTTGCCACAAATCCCGTAACCATTGAACCCGATCTTAAAGCGATTTTAAAGGCAATTGGATACTAA
- a CDS encoding HEAT repeat domain-containing protein: MNKKKLFWRILIVGVILYGITKGITNHVEMSRLAHDLRYGTQQQKIAAARELMERDRLFDIMQEMTRLERINIIRTVIRRMPGPMTVKQCLVLLKDPRVTVRNRVAAALVVLGRDHIDLLVPALKDSDENVRKGVSNALVAIGPPAIPKVKEAVRAPETRAAASDVLIRIGEPSVPAFVELLRDKDQDVRMTAAVCLGKIGSMKATPALIKSTRDIAAVRRVAISSLCTICDPRATDIFIEVLSNPNDDGEVRARAARSLSVVGGEKAIKALVAALTDFDLKVRTSVISSLQRVGAPAVGPVVAAMSGPRDLRRAAAAVLEKIDSPEAAKVLLVLASDPDPVIRLSAAKGLGEQTATLELEPLVKLLGDPDGRVAEAAVDSLAYIGDKAIPKLVSVLSSNASDVVKYRACRALAVIGTNATPALLKVLASGGASSKWAAYALGLIGDYRAKPSLEKMAKTADPDLRWTIERALQRL; this comes from the coding sequence TTGAATAAGAAAAAACTATTCTGGAGAATTTTGATTGTCGGAGTAATTCTTTATGGTATTACCAAAGGTATTACAAATCACGTAGAGATGAGTAGGTTGGCTCACGACCTTCGCTATGGCACTCAACAACAAAAGATTGCCGCCGCCAGGGAGCTCATGGAGCGTGATCGATTATTTGATATAATGCAGGAAATGACGCGCCTTGAGCGCATAAACATCATACGCACAGTTATCCGACGCATGCCTGGGCCAATGACGGTAAAGCAATGCTTGGTTCTCCTCAAAGATCCAAGAGTTACGGTTCGCAACAGAGTTGCAGCAGCACTTGTCGTGCTAGGCAGGGACCACATAGATTTGCTTGTGCCCGCGTTAAAAGATTCCGACGAAAACGTGCGCAAAGGTGTTTCGAATGCACTTGTTGCAATTGGGCCACCAGCAATCCCCAAGGTTAAGGAAGCTGTGCGAGCCCCTGAAACAAGGGCGGCGGCAAGCGATGTGTTAATTCGGATTGGCGAGCCTAGTGTTCCGGCGTTCGTCGAGTTGCTTAGAGATAAAGATCAGGATGTGCGAATGACCGCGGCTGTATGTCTTGGCAAGATAGGCAGTATGAAGGCAACGCCCGCTCTAATTAAAAGCACCCGTGACATTGCGGCCGTGCGACGGGTGGCAATCAGCTCTTTGTGCACGATATGCGATCCAAGAGCGACAGATATATTTATAGAAGTTCTTAGCAATCCCAACGACGATGGAGAGGTGCGCGCACGTGCTGCCCGGTCGCTAAGCGTCGTTGGCGGGGAAAAGGCAATTAAGGCTTTAGTTGCGGCATTAACAGATTTTGACTTGAAAGTTAGAACTTCGGTTATCTCCAGCTTGCAGAGAGTTGGAGCACCGGCGGTAGGACCAGTAGTTGCTGCCATGTCAGGCCCGCGGGACTTGAGAAGAGCAGCAGCGGCCGTGCTCGAAAAGATTGATTCGCCCGAAGCTGCAAAGGTTTTGCTAGTACTTGCTAGCGATCCTGACCCAGTAATACGCCTATCAGCTGCTAAAGGACTTGGTGAGCAGACTGCAACTCTTGAGCTTGAACCGCTTGTAAAATTATTGGGAGATCCAGACGGAAGAGTAGCAGAGGCAGCAGTTGATTCTCTTGCTTATATAGGTGACAAAGCTATTCCCAAGCTGGTTTCAGTGCTCAGTTCAAATGCTAGCGATGTGGTCAAGTACCGCGCATGTCGCGCATTGGCAGTGATTGGCACAAATGCAACTCCTGCGTTGCTTAAGGTGCTTGCTTCGGGAGGTGCTTCATCAAAATGGGCGGCTTATGCGCTGGGACTTATTGGAGACTACCGAGCAAAACCAAGCTTGGAAAAAATGGCAAAGACAGCAGACCCCGACCTGCGCTGGACTATCGAACGCGCCCTCCAGCGTCTATAG
- the csrA gene encoding carbon storage regulator CsrA: protein MLVLARKVGQRIVIAGDIEITVVEIRGEQVRLGITAPKNVSIYRKELLEQVTAENIEAAATAQDNNELLNHGEKKE from the coding sequence ATGTTAGTCTTGGCCAGAAAAGTTGGCCAGCGAATCGTCATCGCCGGTGACATAGAGATCACTGTAGTAGAGATCCGTGGCGAGCAAGTTCGTTTGGGGATCACAGCGCCCAAGAACGTTTCAATTTACAGGAAAGAGCTTCTTGAGCAAGTAACGGCTGAGAACATAGAAGCCGCAGCCACTGCCCAAGACAACAACGAACTGCTCAACCATGGGGAGAAAAAGGAATAA
- the tilS gene encoding tRNA lysidine(34) synthetase TilS: MIERHRLIESLLTTVRQYTMLLPGEKVLVAVSGGPDSVALLHALWTLRDELGISLHVAHLNHSFRGEESDKDEEYVRSLAANLLIPYSVEKVDVPKIQKTLRISAEQAARLVRYEFLENTAEKIGASRIALGHTADDQVETVLMNIIRGTGIDGLVGMPPVRGKIIRPLISVRRKDVTEYVQEAGLQPRIDETNLLPIYTRNRIRLQLLPTLRLFNPDIDTVILQLAELARADSAYLDEKAKEAFIQNTKSRDGKSVHLDSSVFEVEPLAIRRRVIREAYRAIKGEITDLGYKHVEELLRLIATVGGFRYELPGGIFVEKSGRLISFYSERPPDQPIIYKYELAVPGKTVIAEADLVIEAEIITEKIEPLRPRGSMEVVLDYDAIRGKLIARNWRPGDRIQPLGMVGSKKLQDLFTDEKIPRQMRYRTPVIEDSEKIIWVVGLAVSELAKVTSSTQTFLRLAANPLRT; the protein is encoded by the coding sequence ATGATTGAAAGACACAGGCTGATTGAATCGCTGCTCACCACGGTACGACAATATACAATGCTATTACCGGGTGAGAAGGTTCTCGTTGCCGTTTCGGGAGGCCCCGATTCGGTAGCCCTTCTGCACGCGCTTTGGACTCTCCGAGATGAACTTGGTATTTCTCTCCATGTCGCCCATCTCAACCATTCGTTTCGGGGTGAGGAATCAGATAAAGATGAGGAATATGTTCGTTCGCTGGCAGCGAACCTTTTAATCCCGTACAGCGTCGAAAAGGTGGACGTGCCGAAAATCCAAAAAACTTTGAGGATTTCAGCCGAACAGGCTGCGCGGCTCGTTCGATATGAGTTCCTTGAAAATACCGCGGAGAAAATCGGCGCCTCTCGAATAGCTCTTGGGCATACAGCGGATGATCAAGTGGAAACAGTTTTAATGAACATTATCCGCGGCACCGGAATCGACGGTCTCGTTGGGATGCCGCCGGTGCGAGGAAAAATAATTCGCCCTTTAATAAGCGTGCGGCGCAAAGACGTGACTGAATATGTTCAAGAAGCTGGCCTTCAGCCGCGGATAGATGAAACCAATCTCCTTCCAATTTATACTAGAAATCGAATTCGCCTACAGCTCCTTCCAACGTTGCGCTTGTTCAACCCCGATATTGATACTGTGATTTTGCAGCTAGCGGAACTTGCGCGGGCGGATTCAGCGTATCTTGATGAAAAGGCGAAAGAAGCCTTCATTCAAAATACTAAAAGCAGAGATGGAAAATCAGTCCATTTGGACTCGTCTGTTTTTGAGGTCGAACCCCTTGCGATACGCCGCCGTGTTATTCGTGAGGCATATAGGGCGATCAAAGGCGAAATTACAGATTTGGGCTACAAACATGTTGAAGAGCTTCTGCGGCTTATAGCAACCGTTGGGGGATTTCGATATGAGCTTCCAGGAGGCATATTTGTAGAAAAAAGCGGGAGGTTAATTTCTTTCTATTCAGAAAGGCCGCCTGACCAGCCGATTATATATAAGTATGAGCTGGCGGTTCCTGGCAAGACAGTCATTGCAGAGGCCGACCTTGTCATCGAGGCTGAGATTATTACAGAGAAGATTGAGCCTCTGCGGCCACGAGGAAGTATGGAGGTAGTTCTTGATTATGACGCTATCCGAGGAAAGCTTATTGCACGGAATTGGAGGCCAGGAGACCGCATTCAGCCTCTTGGGATGGTGGGATCTAAGAAGCTGCAAGACCTATTTACTGATGAGAAAATCCCGCGGCAAATGAGATACAGAACGCCTGTTATTGAAGACAGTGAGAAAATCATATGGGTAGTTGGATTGGCCGTCTCAGAGTTGGCAAAAGTAACCAGTTCGACTCAGACTTTCTTGCGCCTAGCTGCTAATCCATTGCGAACTTGA
- a CDS encoding phosphoribosylaminoimidazolesuccinocarboxamide synthase, with the protein MIVLTTNIQGLPKFRTGKVRDVYDLGDKLLIVATDRISAFDVVMPNGIPDKGRVLTQLSLFWFELTKNVVENHLVTADTDEILKELDAHGVADVESLRDLLDGRSMVVTKTKPFPVECVVRGYLSGSAWKEYKAALQAAGDKFVDLHGHLLPSDLRESDKLPEPIFTPATKAETGHDLNISIQEMERMIGKTDADILIEKTLAIYALAADYAASRGIIIADTKFEFGRLGDKIIVIDEVLTPDSSRFWDVNTYSPGGPQPSFDKQYVRDWLESIGWNKEPPPPVLPDDVVQKTAEKYREAYRRIVGKSLA; encoded by the coding sequence GTGATTGTGCTCACTACAAACATCCAAGGATTGCCAAAGTTCCGAACTGGTAAGGTTCGAGACGTCTATGACCTTGGTGACAAACTGCTGATTGTGGCGACTGACCGAATCTCAGCATTTGACGTTGTGATGCCAAATGGGATTCCAGACAAAGGGCGTGTTCTCACTCAACTTTCGCTTTTCTGGTTCGAGCTTACAAAAAATGTCGTCGAAAATCATTTGGTCACGGCCGATACAGACGAAATTTTAAAAGAGCTGGATGCACATGGCGTCGCTGATGTTGAGAGCCTAAGGGATTTACTAGATGGACGTTCGATGGTTGTGACCAAGACTAAGCCATTTCCGGTTGAGTGCGTTGTTCGGGGTTATCTCTCAGGTTCGGCATGGAAGGAATACAAGGCTGCGCTCCAGGCCGCTGGAGACAAATTTGTTGACCTTCATGGTCATTTGCTACCTTCGGACCTTCGAGAGTCCGATAAGCTTCCCGAGCCGATATTTACTCCGGCGACCAAAGCTGAGACGGGGCATGACCTGAACATAAGTATCCAAGAAATGGAGCGGATGATTGGAAAAACTGACGCTGATATATTGATTGAGAAAACCCTTGCAATCTATGCCTTAGCGGCAGACTACGCGGCTTCCCGCGGCATAATCATCGCTGATACAAAATTCGAATTTGGCAGGTTGGGCGACAAAATTATTGTAATTGACGAGGTCCTTACGCCTGATTCTTCACGGTTTTGGGATGTGAATACTTATTCGCCAGGCGGGCCTCAGCCGAGTTTCGACAAACAATATGTGCGGGATTGGCTGGAGAGTATAGGCTGGAATAAAGAACCGCCACCTCCTGTTTTGCCAGATGACGTGGTTCAAAAAACAGCCGAGAAATACCGCGAAGCATATCGGCGAATTGTTGGTAAATCGCTTGCATAA
- the accB gene encoding acetyl-CoA carboxylase biotin carboxyl carrier protein: protein MSSNIDYEKLEKLVSLVEENNLTELTIEEEGFSVTIKAEEDRAVTLMPSVDLTTVAELPKEEGPAEVESTAPEATTSEEHLYQLRAPMVGVFYSCPSPDSPPYVEVGDIIEPGQTVGLIEAMKVFSEIPAEQGGKVVAILVENAKLVQQGDILMTIDTSVTE, encoded by the coding sequence ATGAGCTCAAATATTGATTACGAAAAACTTGAAAAATTGGTTTCATTGGTGGAAGAAAACAACCTTACAGAGCTGACGATTGAAGAGGAAGGCTTTAGCGTCACAATCAAGGCTGAGGAAGACCGCGCCGTTACTTTAATGCCTAGTGTTGATCTTACAACTGTTGCCGAATTACCTAAGGAGGAGGGTCCAGCTGAGGTCGAAAGCACTGCTCCAGAGGCAACTACTTCCGAAGAACACTTATACCAACTGCGGGCTCCCATGGTCGGCGTGTTCTACAGCTGTCCTTCTCCTGATTCCCCGCCCTATGTGGAGGTTGGCGACATCATTGAGCCAGGGCAGACAGTAGGATTAATCGAAGCCATGAAGGTGTTTAGTGAGATACCAGCTGAGCAAGGTGGCAAAGTAGTCGCAATTTTGGTTGAGAACGCCAAGCTTGTCCAGCAAGGCGATATTCTGATGACGATAGATACCTCAGTAACTGAGTGA
- a CDS encoding homoserine dehydrogenase has product MKPLIKVGLIGFGTVGTGTAKLLLENAEEIRRKVGSRIELSVICDLDISTPRVVKVDPSLLTTDVSKVIDDPEIDIVVELIGGVKPAGDFIRRALKNGKHVVTANKELIAKEGRTLLAEAQDNGLDLYFEGSVGGGIPIIGPLRVYLAANRITEVMGIVNGTTNYILTKMDKEGKDFAKALAEAQKAGYAESDPTNDIEGYDAQYKIAILASLAFGSVVDVRQIYTEGITKVAQRDIEYAKELGYVIKLLAIARANHQSIQARVHPTLISARHPLASVSDVYNAIYVRGDFVQDVMFYGRGAGSLPTASAVVGDIMEIARNINAGSNARLPFPFQDEKPVQGIEAIQARYYVRMLVADRPGVLAALAKVFGDNQVSIASVVQKDSQGDKAEIVLITHVVAERNFRKAMEEMGRLQEVSEICNWIRVEE; this is encoded by the coding sequence TTGAAGCCTCTAATTAAGGTCGGACTTATTGGATTCGGGACAGTCGGTACTGGGACAGCCAAACTTCTACTAGAGAATGCAGAAGAAATTCGTCGCAAAGTTGGTTCGAGAATCGAACTTTCTGTAATCTGCGACCTTGACATTTCCACACCACGAGTTGTCAAAGTTGACCCCAGCTTACTCACTACCGATGTCTCCAAAGTTATCGATGACCCAGAGATAGATATCGTCGTAGAATTGATTGGAGGCGTAAAGCCGGCTGGCGATTTTATTCGTCGTGCTCTCAAAAACGGCAAGCACGTTGTTACTGCGAACAAAGAACTAATCGCAAAAGAAGGGCGAACCCTTCTTGCTGAAGCTCAAGATAACGGTCTTGACCTCTACTTCGAAGGTAGTGTTGGTGGAGGCATTCCAATCATTGGTCCTCTGCGCGTATACCTGGCAGCAAACCGAATCACCGAGGTTATGGGAATTGTCAACGGCACAACCAACTATATTCTCACTAAGATGGATAAAGAAGGCAAAGATTTTGCCAAAGCACTTGCAGAGGCGCAAAAGGCAGGTTATGCTGAGTCGGACCCAACCAACGACATCGAAGGTTATGATGCACAATACAAAATCGCCATTCTGGCATCGCTTGCATTCGGTTCGGTAGTAGATGTTCGCCAAATATACACCGAAGGGATAACCAAGGTGGCGCAGCGCGATATAGAATACGCAAAGGAGCTGGGCTATGTAATCAAGCTGTTGGCGATAGCACGCGCAAATCACCAAAGCATTCAGGCTAGAGTGCATCCGACGTTGATATCCGCAAGACATCCGCTTGCTTCGGTGAGCGATGTTTACAACGCTATCTATGTCCGTGGTGACTTCGTCCAAGATGTGATGTTCTATGGCCGTGGTGCGGGCTCGTTGCCAACAGCAAGCGCTGTTGTTGGCGATATAATGGAAATTGCGCGTAATATCAATGCAGGTTCAAATGCCCGCCTACCTTTTCCATTCCAAGACGAAAAGCCGGTTCAAGGGATAGAAGCAATCCAAGCGCGTTACTATGTCAGGATGCTGGTTGCAGATCGTCCGGGCGTGCTAGCTGCGTTGGCAAAGGTCTTTGGCGATAATCAGGTGAGCATAGCATCGGTTGTACAGAAGGATTCACAAGGTGACAAAGCGGAGATTGTTCTAATAACACATGTAGTTGCCGAGCGCAACTTCCGCAAGGCAATGGAAGAAATGGGCAGACTCCAGGAAGTGTCGGAAATTTGCAATTGGATTAGGGTGGAGGAATAA
- the ftsH gene encoding ATP-dependent zinc metalloprotease FtsH, with the protein MILASALYIIREPFAPGRTAKQMDYSTFWKEVEKGHVTKVKWREDRLEANLTTTDRKIIVMLAGAGDDEKSALSRAIREKGGVLEYAGPPLSTFMQSLLFTVLPMVGILAIFYLFIIRQAQIGGNQALSFGRSRAKRFSENVPKVTFDDVAGVDEAKQELQEVVEFLRNPKKFQALGAKIPKGVLLLGPPGCGKTLLARAIAGEAGVPFFHISGSDFVEMFVGVGASRVRDLFETAKANRPSLIFIDELDAVGRQRGTGLGGGHDEREQTLDQLLVEMDGFDPNTGVILIAATNRPDVLDPALLRPGRFDRRVVVDHPDAKGREAILRVHMRGKPLDADVNIENLARRTPGFSGADLANLVNEAALLAARRERTKIKMEDFEDSIDRVIAGPERKSRIISEKEKIMVAYHEVGHAIVQELLPLTDPVHKVSILPRGLALGYTMQLPLQDKYLTTRSELLDDIAGLLGGRAAERIFFNEVTTGSNSDLERATEIARSMVCEFGMSETLGPVTFGRKHGNPFLGRDLMEDRNYSEEMAKAIDNEVRRIIDECYKRAETILQEKREKVVEIVNVLLEKETIEREELEELMYGKKSSEAEGKGETPNSSGEQTEKLEQPNLAPDSKPRLEPGVA; encoded by the coding sequence ATGATCTTGGCTTCTGCTTTGTACATCATAAGGGAGCCTTTCGCGCCCGGGCGGACAGCCAAGCAGATGGATTACTCCACTTTTTGGAAGGAAGTCGAAAAGGGGCATGTTACTAAGGTAAAGTGGCGTGAGGACCGTTTGGAGGCAAACCTCACCACCACCGATAGAAAGATCATCGTAATGCTTGCCGGTGCTGGCGACGATGAGAAATCGGCGCTCTCCAGGGCAATAAGAGAAAAAGGTGGGGTACTTGAATATGCTGGTCCGCCTCTTTCAACATTCATGCAGAGCCTGCTTTTCACGGTTCTGCCGATGGTTGGAATACTTGCAATCTTTTACCTATTCATTATCCGGCAGGCACAGATTGGCGGGAACCAAGCACTTTCTTTTGGCCGCAGTCGAGCGAAGCGGTTCTCTGAGAACGTGCCGAAAGTTACGTTTGATGATGTTGCTGGAGTAGATGAAGCTAAGCAGGAACTACAAGAAGTCGTTGAATTCCTACGGAATCCAAAGAAATTCCAGGCATTAGGAGCAAAGATTCCGAAGGGCGTGTTGCTTCTAGGTCCTCCTGGGTGCGGCAAAACATTGTTGGCACGAGCCATTGCAGGAGAAGCAGGAGTACCTTTCTTCCATATCAGCGGTTCAGACTTTGTTGAAATGTTCGTAGGTGTGGGCGCATCACGCGTTCGCGACCTATTTGAGACAGCAAAGGCTAACAGGCCTAGTCTGATATTTATTGATGAGCTTGATGCGGTTGGGCGTCAGAGAGGTACGGGTCTCGGCGGCGGTCACGATGAGCGAGAGCAGACACTTGACCAACTTCTAGTCGAGATGGATGGCTTCGACCCGAACACCGGCGTTATCCTTATTGCAGCGACTAACCGACCAGATGTTTTGGACCCGGCGCTTCTCAGACCAGGTCGTTTTGATAGACGCGTAGTTGTTGACCACCCCGACGCAAAAGGAAGAGAAGCTATTCTTCGCGTGCACATGCGGGGCAAGCCACTCGATGCTGATGTAAACATCGAAAACCTCGCTCGAAGGACTCCTGGTTTCTCTGGTGCAGATTTAGCGAATCTTGTGAACGAGGCAGCGCTACTGGCGGCGCGGCGTGAGCGCACCAAAATCAAAATGGAGGATTTTGAAGATTCCATTGACCGTGTGATTGCGGGTCCGGAAAGGAAAAGCCGCATAATCAGCGAAAAAGAAAAGATTATGGTGGCGTATCACGAAGTCGGTCACGCAATCGTCCAGGAACTTCTGCCGCTCACCGACCCGGTGCACAAGGTATCCATATTACCTCGCGGACTTGCGCTGGGTTATACGATGCAGCTTCCACTTCAGGACAAGTATCTGACAACAAGAAGCGAGTTGCTTGATGACATCGCAGGGTTGCTGGGTGGACGTGCGGCGGAGCGGATTTTCTTTAACGAAGTCACGACCGGCTCGAATAGTGATTTGGAACGGGCAACGGAAATTGCTAGAAGTATGGTTTGTGAGTTTGGGATGAGTGAGACACTTGGCCCGGTTACCTTCGGCAGAAAGCATGGAAATCCGTTCCTTGGGCGTGACCTGATGGAGGATAGAAACTACAGCGAGGAAATGGCAAAAGCAATCGATAACGAGGTCCGCAGAATCATCGATGAGTGTTATAAGCGCGCCGAGACAATTCTCCAGGAAAAAAGAGAAAAAGTGGTTGAGATAGTAAATGTACTCCTCGAAAAGGAGACTATCGAGCGCGAGGAGCTTGAAGAGCTCATGTACGGCAAGAAGAGTTCGGAGGCTGAAGGCAAGGGCGAAACGCCAAATTCATCTGGTGAACAGACGGAAAAACTGGAGCAGCCAAATCTTGCGCCAGACAGCAAGCCTCGTCTCGAACCTGGCGTAGCATGA